Part of the Tolypothrix sp. PCC 7910 genome, ATTATCCATCCCAGAACAAGTATGTTTGTGCTTGTTTTATCTGAGACAAATACCCACATTTGAAGTTTTAGGAATAATGTTTGGTATATCAAAAACTTTATCTAATGATACTTTTCATTACTGGAGAAAAATATTACGTAAGATTCTCCCTTCTAGTTTAATAGAGCAAGTAGAAAATAAAGAAGGAGATTTGCTCATTATACAAGAAATATTAACGAATTTTAAGTTGCTAGTTGATAGCGTAGAACAGCCTATAGATAGACCATCTGACAACGAAGAACAGAAAAAGTTCTTTTCGGGAAAGAAAAAACAGCATACTATAAAAAACCAGATAGTTTCCTTGCCAGAGGGAAAAGATATTATTGATGTTACAGTAGGCTCTCCAGGGCCAACAGCAGACATAAAATTATTTAGAGAGCAACAAACAAAATTTGATGAAAAACAAGAATTTACGGGAGATAAAGCGTATCAAGGTGGGAATAATATTACTACCCCTCATAAGAAGAAAAGAAAACAACAATTAAATGAACAACAAAAAGAAGAAAATAAAGCTCTATCAAGTAAGCGTATATTTGTTGAGCATTTAATACGTATTGTAAAAATTTTCCAAGTGGCATCACAAAGATTTAGATTAAATGCTGATGTTTATAATGAAATAGTTTTGTTAGTTTGTGGTCTAGTAAGACTGCGAATTGGCACTTTCGTATTACCGAATAGCGCCATAAATTAGTATCAATTAAAAATTGTGTTTGCGTTAGGCAAGATTATGTATTTTTCTGCTCTAAACTATCAGTAACTATATCAAACACTTATTGTTCCATTGCAACAGAATCTGCAAGGACTGGTCTCAAAGCCTTGTAAATATAGGCTTGCGAGTTTTCGGACGGGTCTATTAAAATAAAGCGATTGAAGCTAAGATGGTCATATCAAAGCTTAAAAGCTTCAAAGCGCCTATTTTGAGCGGTTTAAGATGCAAAGGAAAAATTGACAAATACAATTAGTAAAAATTAAGAGTTATTCTCAAATCTATAAAAATCAAGTGTGCGTTAGTTGTAAGCCTTAACGCACTAGAATTGTTGTCACAATCGCAAAATCCCGCAACTAAACATGAAAATCTCTCTTCCACTGTGACCTTTTACCTATTTTCAAGCTATGAGGAAGAAGAATTCTGATATTTATTCCCTAGTTGTTACATCATTTAGTTGCCAACTGCGGTATCAATATTTTGTCTGTGATTTTCGCAACAAAAAAAATTAATATTGGCTTTTTGCATCTGCTTGTAATCTATTGATAACAAAGGTATTGATAAACATAGAAATTGAGATTTTTATGGCGATACGAGATATTTTTGTGAATAGATAACCTAAAAATTACAGAAGTCAGAGCTAGACTAAATTCGGCTAAAATCTTGAAAATTCCACATCAAAAATATTGCCAAATCACAAATTTCCTCTACCCATTGTCATGGTGACTTTTGGCGATCGCGGATATAAAACTATTGAGTATAATATGCAAAATGACCATCTCTTCGCATTACCTGCTCTTGCACAGGTTATCGATCCCCATCCTTTGACTGTGATACCTGAGACTACTGTGATGGATGCGATCGCTTTTATGAGTCAGGCGCGAGGTAGAAGTTGTAGTTTAGATGAAGCAAAGTCCACATCAACACTGAGTTCTGCCAGTTCGGGAATCAATAGTTATGTCTTAGTTACCGAAGGAGTAAATATACGAGGTATATTTACTGAGCGAGATGTAGTCAGGCTCATTGCTATGGGGGTAAACTTAGCGAACATTAAAGTTGGCGAAGTGATGACACAACAAGCCATCACCCTGCAATACAGCGATGCTTACAATGCTGCAATTCCCCTATCTCTGATGCGTCAGCATCAAATTCGCCATCTTCCGATTGTGGATGAGCAGGGAAAATTAATGGGGATTGTCACTCACAACAGCCTCCGTCAAGCTCTCCAACCTGCCAATTTGCTGAAATTGCGCCTAGTCCGGGAAGTAATGCTGACTCAGGTAATTCATGCGCCTCATACCGCTTCTGTACTCGATTTAGCTCAACAGATGAGCCAGCATCGGGTTAGCTGTATCGTCATTGTCGAACCTCAAGCAGCAGGCGACTCGGAATTAATTTACCCCATAGGCATCGTTAGCGAACGAGATATTGTGCAATTTCGGGCATTAAATCTAGATTTAGCCCATACCCAAGCGGTGACAGTGATGAGTACGCCTCTATTTACTGTCAAGCCAGAGGATTCAATGTGGGCTGCTTATCAACAGATGCAGCAGCGCTATATCCGCAGATTAGTGGTAACTGGCGATCGCGGTGAACTGTTGGGAATTGTCACTCAAAGCAGTTTTCTTAATGCGGTCGATCCCTTAGAAGTGTCGAGTGTGATTGTCACATTACAACAGCAGATTGCCGAAAAAAGAAATGAATTGCACCAGCAAATACTCGAACGTCAGCAGTTGGAAGTCGAACTGCAACAGAGTAACGAGCGTTTAAAACTAGCGCTAGAGGCGGCGCAAGCTGGTTCTTGGGATTGGGATATGGTGACTAATGAAACAATTTGGACACCTTACCATGAGATTATCTTTGGCTATCAACCAGGAACCCCAAAACGCAGTTACCAAGATTGGGTGAATCGAGTTCACCCGGAAGATTTGCCGCAAGTTCAGGCTTGTATGCAAAAAGCGATCGCCAATCGACAAAGTTATATATGTGAATATCGGATAATTCTCCCGGATAATCAGATTCGCTGGGTGAATGCTCGTGGTAGTTTTTATTACAATCAGTATGGGCAAGCAATACGCATGGTAGGGGTAGTAGATGACATCACTGAGCGTAAATTAGCAGAATCAGCCCTCCGTGAAGCCCGGGAAGAATTAGAAATCCGCGTAGCACAGCGCACTGCTGAACTATCTCAAGAAAAACAAGCATTTAGAGCGCTAGCAGACAATGCACCCGATATTATTGCCAGATTAGATTCTCATTTCCGCCATCTTTACATTAATCGAGCTATTGAAGTCGAAACAGGCTTACCTGCTCATGAGTTTATTGGTAAAACCAATGAAGATTTAGGAATGCCAGCAGCTCAAGTGGCTATATGGAACAAAACTCTCACACAAGTATTTAGCACAGGTCAGCCAGCAGAAATAGAATTTGAATTTCCCAGCCCCAATGGTCTGAAATATTACCAAAGCCGCTGTGTCCCAGAATTTGACCAAAATGGCACCGTTGCATCAGTACTCATCATCACGCGCAATATTACCAAGCAAAAGCAAGCAGAACTAGCTGTGCGTCAAAGTGAAGCCAAATATCGCTGCATCGTGGAAACTGCTATAGAAGGTGTATGGGCTGTAGATGCTGAAGGGAAAACAACCTTAGTTAATCAACAGATGGCCTCGATGTTGGGCTACACCATCGAGGAAATGCTGGAAAAATCGCTGTTTGAATTTATGGACGCACAGGGAAAAGCGATCGCCATACAATATTGGCAACGTCGGCAACAAGGCATTAAAGAACAGCACGACTTTAAATTTTGCGATCGTAATGGTCGTGATGTCTGGGCGATTGTCTCTGGAAACCCTATTTTTGATGAAAATGGTGAATTTATCGGTGGTTTAGGCATGATTACCGATATTACAGAGCGCAAACAAGCAGAACAGAAAATGCGCGAACAAGCAGCCTTAATTGATATTGCTACAGATGCGATTTTTGTCACCAATCTGCACAA contains:
- a CDS encoding transposase family protein codes for the protein MISIFDYIQKYPRRAKQLLGISYDQFTDLVNYAKNSHEEEQLKLEQKKVRIHRRGGGRKELLSIPEQVCLCLFYLRQIPTFEVLGIMFGISKTLSNDTFHYWRKILRKILPSSLIEQVENKEGDLLIIQEILTNFKLLVDSVEQPIDRPSDNEEQKKFFSGKKKQHTIKNQIVSLPEGKDIIDVTVGSPGPTADIKLFREQQTKFDEKQEFTGDKAYQGGNNITTPHKKKRKQQLNEQQKEENKALSSKRIFVEHLIRIVKIFQVASQRFRLNADVYNEIVLLVCGLVRLRIGTFVLPNSAIN
- a CDS encoding PAS domain S-box protein, producing MPNHKFPLPIVMVTFGDRGYKTIEYNMQNDHLFALPALAQVIDPHPLTVIPETTVMDAIAFMSQARGRSCSLDEAKSTSTLSSASSGINSYVLVTEGVNIRGIFTERDVVRLIAMGVNLANIKVGEVMTQQAITLQYSDAYNAAIPLSLMRQHQIRHLPIVDEQGKLMGIVTHNSLRQALQPANLLKLRLVREVMLTQVIHAPHTASVLDLAQQMSQHRVSCIVIVEPQAAGDSELIYPIGIVSERDIVQFRALNLDLAHTQAVTVMSTPLFTVKPEDSMWAAYQQMQQRYIRRLVVTGDRGELLGIVTQSSFLNAVDPLEVSSVIVTLQQQIAEKRNELHQQILERQQLEVELQQSNERLKLALEAAQAGSWDWDMVTNETIWTPYHEIIFGYQPGTPKRSYQDWVNRVHPEDLPQVQACMQKAIANRQSYICEYRIILPDNQIRWVNARGSFYYNQYGQAIRMVGVVDDITERKLAESALREAREELEIRVAQRTAELSQEKQAFRALADNAPDIIARLDSHFRHLYINRAIEVETGLPAHEFIGKTNEDLGMPAAQVAIWNKTLTQVFSTGQPAEIEFEFPSPNGLKYYQSRCVPEFDQNGTVASVLIITRNITKQKQAELAVRQSEAKYRCIVETAIEGVWAVDAEGKTTLVNQQMASMLGYTIEEMLEKSLFEFMDAQGKAIAIQYWQRRQQGIKEQHDFKFCDRNGRDVWAIVSGNPIFDENGEFIGGLGMITDITERKQAEQKMREQAALIDIATDAIFVTNLHNKILFWSLGSERLYGFDAAESIEKTAQELFNDDASQLAAAMNTTLEKGYWRGELEQVTKAGTKIIVESRWTLVQEESGQPKSILIVNTDITEKKSLEKQFLRAQRLESLGTLASGIAHDLNNIFTPILAISQLLPLRIPAVDSKTQELVEVLTKSAKRGGDLVKQILMFSRGTEGKPICLQIGHLLLEVAKVIAQTFPKSIEITTNIPMRTLWMVKGYPTQIHQILMNLCVNARDAMPDGGTLDISADNQFIDEIYTRMDLNAQVGNYVVITIADTGTGIPPELMDQIFDPFFTTKEPGQGTGLGLSTVMSIVKNSGGFVQVFSQEGKGTKFKVYLPAIEAVINEQASAATIPTGNQELVMIVDDEVMVQLATKTSLEQANYRTLVASDGLEAIAIYVQHQQEINLVLIDIMMPSLDGLTAIRTLKKLNPQLKIIATSGLPTQSREALAAGAQEFLAKPYTAADLLSTLSSLIINID